Proteins from a genomic interval of Limnochordia bacterium:
- a CDS encoding GerMN domain-containing protein codes for MAGHHAGKILAVALKKFTGKGPKSVIIYSGCHFAMYGFLESIVLYASCNDDVQRSWGLRRGLTTTNESSTIGLMDTANVWRDYGGSYMKNALGYAVLTGLAIGFLVFSFAQQRDFVKRIHNLEEQLNLLVATMQNLKKENQALKTELEAVGYSPLTVYFIRATSTDFLLEPVVKQVPRQKCTPQTAMEELLKGPGSSKDLMPGVPKGTKLRRLYIEGDTAFVDLSEEIIRNFEGGARLEQMTLMSIVNTLTEFEQIKRVQLLVEGNVVETIGGHMGVFEPVRRDANIIMQ; via the coding sequence ATGGCAGGCCACCACGCAGGCAAAATCCTCGCGGTGGCACTGAAGAAGTTTACCGGTAAGGGCCCTAAGAGCGTGATTATCTACTCGGGATGCCACTTTGCTATGTACGGATTTCTAGAGTCCATTGTTCTGTATGCGTCATGTAACGATGACGTACAAAGGAGCTGGGGTCTAAGAAGAGGTTTGACCACGACCAATGAAAGCAGTACAATAGGGCTAATGGACACAGCAAATGTTTGGCGCGACTACGGAGGGTCATACATGAAGAATGCTCTAGGATACGCGGTTTTGACGGGTCTTGCTATTGGGTTCTTGGTTTTTTCCTTCGCCCAGCAACGGGATTTTGTCAAGAGGATACATAACCTTGAAGAACAGCTAAACCTCCTTGTCGCGACGATGCAGAACCTGAAAAAAGAGAATCAGGCCCTGAAAACTGAACTAGAAGCGGTGGGCTATAGTCCCCTTACGGTGTACTTCATCCGGGCCACTTCCACGGATTTCCTACTGGAACCCGTAGTCAAACAGGTCCCACGGCAGAAGTGTACCCCCCAGACAGCCATGGAAGAGCTGTTAAAGGGACCAGGGTCTAGTAAGGACCTGATGCCCGGGGTGCCAAAGGGGACCAAACTTCGTCGTTTATATATAGAGGGCGATACCGCCTTTGTGGACCTAAGTGAGGAGATTATTAGGAACTTTGAAGGGGGAGCACGGCTGGAACAGATGACCCTGATGTCCATTGTCAATACGCTGACGGAGTTTGAGCAGATCAAGCGGGTCCAACTACTAGTTGAGGGCAATGTAGTGGAAACCATTGGTGGGCACATGGGCGTGTTTGAACCAGTGCGCCGTGATGCCAACATTATTATGCAGTGA